The Chthoniobacterales bacterium DNA window GAGATTCGTGGCGGTGCGCTGAGCATCGTCGAAGGTCGCCCGTCCACGCTGATCGGCATTCCGTATGACCGGGCCGTGATCGGCTATGGCGGAAAGACCATCAATACGCTTCGACTTTGGGCGGCCAGCACGCCCGACTACTTCGATTTTGCCCAATTTAGCACGGGAGATTTTGTTGGGGCATTGGCCGAAACTCTGACCGCCGAAACCGTCACCCGGGTGTTGTATCCCGACGACACGACCATCGCCGGAAAAGGCCTGCGGTTTCTTCAGGAGTATTTTCTCGTGGCGTGCTCGCTGGCGGATCTCGTTCGCCGTTTCCGCGCCGGAGGCAACGATTGGTCCGCGTTGCCCGACAAGGTTGCCATTCAGCTCAACGACACACATCCAACCCTGGCCGTGCCGGAGTTGATGCGCCTGCTGTTGGACGAGGCGAAGCTGAGTTGGGACGATGCGTGGAATTTCACCCAAAGCACGTTGGCCTACACCAACCACACGCTGCTGCCCGAAGCGCTGGAGAAATGGCCCGTGCAGTGGTTCAAGGACCTCCTGCCGCGTCATCTCGAAATCATTTATGAAATCAATCGCCGACTCCTCGACGACGTCCAAGCCCGGCATCCTGGCGACGAGGGCCGCATCGCGCGCGTCAGCCTCATCGAAGAAGGCACCCACCCGCAAGTGCGCATGGCGCATCTGGCCATCGTCGGCTCGCACAGCACCAACGGCGTCGCCGCGTTGCATTCAGAGTTGCTCAAGCAGCGGGTGGTGCCGGATCTCGTGGAGATGTTTCCCGAGCGGTTCAATAATAAAACCAACGGCGTTACGCCGCGCCGCTGGTTGTTGCTGGCCAACCCCTCACTCGCGGCAGTCATCACCGAAGCCATTGGCGATGGCTGGATCACCGATCTCGCGCAGTTGGAGAAATTAAAACCGCTCGCCGACGACAGCGGTTTTTGCGCCGCAGTAGCCGCCGCGAAACGGCAGGCCAAGCTGCGATTCATTAAATGGATGGGAAGTCCCGGAATCAATCCCGACACCATTTTCGACGTGCAGATCAAACGCATCCACGAATACAAACGGCAACTGCTGAACGCACTGCACATCGTCGTGCTCTACAATCGCCTGCGCGAGAACCCGCGGCTCGATCTATTGCCACGCACGTTCTTCTTCTCTGGCAAGGCCGCGCCCGCTTACCACTTCGCCAAGCTTGTCATCAAGTTCATCAACAACCTGGCCGGTACGCTCGATGGCGATCCAGCCGCCCAAGGTCGGTTGAAGGTGATCTTTGTGCCGGACTATCGCGTCTCTGTCGCGGAATACCTCATCCCGGCGAGCGACGTGTCCGAGCAGGTATCCACGGCCGGCTACGAGGCCAGCGGGACCAGCAACATGAAATTTATGATGAACGGCGCGCTCACCATCGGCACGCGCGACGGGGCCACCATTGAAATGGCCGAGGCAGCCGGCGAAGAAAACTTCTTTCTGTTCGGCCTGAACGCGGAACAGGTCGAGGGCAGTCGTGGTTGTTATAATCCACGCTGGCACTACGAAAACGAATCCGAGATTCGAGCCGCGCTCGACTTGATCGCCAGC harbors:
- a CDS encoding glycogen/starch/alpha-glucan phosphorylase, with product MTTSRNPTLLARYNCGPVKLSGDPNALYERHFTFDQVLAEEEATARNKFEAIARSVRDVLSQRWLRTEQTCRQRNAKRVYYLSMEFLLGRALANNISNLMIAPEVQQFCQQHRLDPLQIIEQEPDAGLGNGGLGRLAACFLDSMATLGLAGMGYGLRYDYGIFRQSFRDGWQAEQPDHWLARPDPWEVARPNEAVEVKLNVSFEIRGGALSIVEGRPSTLIGIPYDRAVIGYGGKTINTLRLWAASTPDYFDFAQFSTGDFVGALAETLTAETVTRVLYPDDTTIAGKGLRFLQEYFLVACSLADLVRRFRAGGNDWSALPDKVAIQLNDTHPTLAVPELMRLLLDEAKLSWDDAWNFTQSTLAYTNHTLLPEALEKWPVQWFKDLLPRHLEIIYEINRRLLDDVQARHPGDEGRIARVSLIEEGTHPQVRMAHLAIVGSHSTNGVAALHSELLKQRVVPDLVEMFPERFNNKTNGVTPRRWLLLANPSLAAVITEAIGDGWITDLAQLEKLKPLADDSGFCAAVAAAKRQAKLRFIKWMGSPGINPDTIFDVQIKRIHEYKRQLLNALHIVVLYNRLRENPRLDLLPRTFFFSGKAAPAYHFAKLVIKFINNLAGTLDGDPAAQGRLKVIFVPDYRVSVAEYLIPASDVSEQVSTAGYEASGTSNMKFMMNGALTIGTRDGATIEMAEAAGEENFFLFGLNAEQVEGSRGCYNPRWHYENESEIRAALDLIASNHFSRNEPGIFTPILDALLQNGDRYRHLADLASYTQAQQRLEKSYADQPAWTRKAILNIAASGRFSSDRTIAEYAKEIWNVTPCFTD